In Helicobacter colisuis, the DNA window AGAATTCTCCCTTGCGCTTCCCCTAAACTCTAAAAATCTCATTGACGATTCTTTAGAATCTCTTTATGTTTTAGGAGAAATTCAAAATGCTAAAGTAACTTTTCAAAAAGGGCTATCCCCCATTCTCTCTCCCAATATTCAGCTTACTTTCAAAAACAATACACTGGAATTTCACCCTAATCAGCCAACCTACAAAAACATTAATCTACAAGGTAGCCAAGTTGCTATTAGTAATATTTTTCAATCCCCTACTTTAGAAGTATTTATTCAAACAAAAACTCCTTTAGATGACACTATTTTAAGCCTTTTAGAGAGCTATCATATCTCACTTCCCATTAAAGCTCCAAAAGCAAAAATTGACACCAACCTAGCTTTAAAGGTTAATCTAAAAAATGATTCTGTTACTTACAAAGGCATATTCAAAGCCGAAGATGCCCAAATACTCTCTAATGCTCTAACATTTAATTCTGAATCTTTGCTTGTTAGCGCAGAAGATAATCTTATTAAAGTCTCTGCAAAAAATGTATTTTATGGAGATTTTTTACGATCGGATCTTAATTTTATTGTAAACACCAACCAAAAGACGATTAATGGAGATTTATTAGCCCATTCCTTCGTGTTAGACAAAAATTCTCCCGAAATTCTTGCGTTTCAAAATCAATTACTTCCTTTTGAAGTTGATTTTAGTAGCAATTCACAAACCTTCATAAATCTTCCCACTATCAATTTTCAAGGAATTTTGCAAGAAAACTCATCTCTAAAAATCACCAATCTCTCCTCCTTACTTCCTTTTTCCAAAATACTTAAAGAATATCAAATTTCAGGCGGTGAAATTCAAATTAACACTAAAGATTTTAAAGAGTTTGAGGGAAAATTTTTAATTCATAGCAATCAGCAATTCCTACAAGATAAAAACAATAAACCACTAGAAACTATGTTACTAAATTTTCATTACACTCCTGATAATTTGCAATTAAATAGCGATGATTCAAACTTTAAATTCCATAAAACCAAAGAAAAACGCCAACTTGAATTAATAAATCTTATTGTTGTGTTAGATAATATTCAAACTAACACTAATTCTAATGTAAATTCTCCACTTTTTGTGATTGGAAAAAATAGCCCTTTACATTTTAAGAATCACACCATATTAAACGATAATTTTTCTCTTTCAATGGTGGGAGATGAACTTAAATTCACACTTAAACACAAAAATGGCGAAGCTCAAGTCTATAAAAAAGAAGATTATATTACAATTGATGCAAAAGAATTTGGTGATGCTTTTATAAATGCTTTAGCTAATAAAAATATTGTTACACAAGGTAGATTTTCTATTAACGCCAACACCAACCCAAAAGGTGCTTTAATAGGAAAACTTAGAATCTTAAATGCTAATATTAATCAACTTAGTGTTCTACAAAATCTTATGGCTTTTATAGACACAATCCCTTCCTTACTTACTTTTAAAGCCCCAGGATTCAACAATCAAGGCTATTATCTTAAAGAGGGAAATATCACTTTTGGCTATAATCAAGATTTTTTGGCAATTGAAAATCTAGATTTTAATGGCTCATCTATTGATATTCAAGGCAAAGGCATTTTATCCTTAAAAGATCAAAAAATTGATTTTTATGCCCAGCTCATTACAGCAAAATCCCTTACTGGAATCATCAATAAAATTCCTATTGTTAATTATATTACATTAGGAAAAGAGGGAAAAATATCAACTGGTTTTTCAATCACGGGTGATCTTGAAAATCCAACTATTACAACCAAAACTGCTCAAGATATTCTCCTTTCTCCTTTTAATATTTTAAAACGCGTTATCACCTCTCCATTTGAAATTTTCAATTAACAGGAATCTATTATGCAAGATAAAAAAGTAAAAAAAGCCACAAAAAAGGAGATTCAAGCCATTAAAGCTCTTTTTTTAGAACGTTATAAAAATGCCAAAACAGAATTAGTTTATCGCAATGATTATGAATTACTCATTGCTGTGATGCTTTCAGCACAATGCACTGATAAGCGTGTTAATCTCATCACCCCTGCTCTTTTTGAACAATATCCAACTCCACAAGCTCTAAAAGATGCTTCTTTAGAGGATATTAAAAATCTAATCAAAAGCTGCTCATTTTTTAACAATAAAGCCACCAATCTAAAAGCAATGGCAGAAGTGGTTTGTGAAAGTTTTAATGGAGAGATTCCCCTTGATAGAGAGGCACTCAAAAGCCTTCCGGGTGTGGGACAAAAAACCGCCAATGTCGTTTTAATCGAATCTAAAGAAGCCAATTTTATTGCTGTTGATACGCATGTTTTTAGAGTTTCTCATCGATTAGGATTAAGTAATGCCAACACACCTTTAGGGACTGAGGAGGATTTAACAAAAATCTTTGTGGATAATCTTGCTACTTTACACCAAGCTATGGTGCTTTTTGGGAGATATATTTGCAAAGCGCTCAATCCGCAGTGTCAAAACTGCTTCTTAAGCCACCTTTGCAAGAGCAAAAAGAGCTATAAATGTTAATTATTCTGCAAATATAACAGAACTAAGCTTGTCCTCACCATAAATAGGCGTTAAAGTCTCTTGATAAGCTTCTTTCATAAAGCCATTTTTATTTAGTGTTTCAATTTCTTTATTAAGCCATTCTAGCAATTCTTTATCTCCTTTTTTAACCGCAGGAGCGATTACATCTTCATTGCCAAGCTTTGCAATCCCAACTTCAAATCCCGGATTTTCTTTTGCCCATGCAAATACCAAAAGATTATCATGCGCCAAAGCGTCTCCTCTACCATCTTTTAAGGCTAAAAAAGCTTCTGTATTTTGATCATATTTTAAAAGCTCAATTTCTGGGTGATTCTTACTAAAATAAAAATCAGCTGTTGTTCCTTTATTAACAACAAGTTTTTTACCCTTTAAGTCTTCAATGCTTTTAATAGTTCCATCTTTAGAAACTACACCCAATGCTACTTTCATATAAGGTGAAGCAAAATCTACCACCGCTTCTCTTTCAGGAGTTTTTGTGAAATTTGCCATAATCACATCAACTTTTCCACTTTTTAAAAACTCAACACGACTAGCTGCTTCAACAAGCTCAAATTTTACCTTACTAGAATCACCTAATAAATCCTTAGCAATTTGTCTAGAAACTTTCACATCAAATCCGTCATTATCGCCCTCTTTATTAATAAAACCAAAAGGTGGTTTATCACTGAAAACTCCTATTGTAATAACGCCTTTTTGCTTAATGGTCTCTAGTGAATTACTTGCATTTTGTTTAGTATCACCGCAACCTACCAATCCAAAGCCTAGAATTCCAAGCATTGCAATAAGAAATATTTTTTTCATTTTTACCTTCCATTTAATTTTT includes these proteins:
- a CDS encoding AsmA-like C-terminal domain-containing protein; the protein is MLYTFLYNGIKIQQLNIAGIQIEKFYLRLDKKLILKIQTLNLSDIQSSSSTSNDLEEQIQYLKNFHLLLQYFQTIKIDHIIFNDYQANLSYDGEHFLVNLPQIYAKLNILESSSQITINFEDIYLKEYGIYYHGSGQYNLIKNNFDVQGELKFLDKKSYKILTNLNLNLKGDFNKITLNGFSDTFENINFLLPLLPPFKNQMLKEWIFDNYQITSAKIKEFSLALPLNSKNLIDDSLESLYVLGEIQNAKVTFQKGLSPILSPNIQLTFKNNTLEFHPNQPTYKNINLQGSQVAISNIFQSPTLEVFIQTKTPLDDTILSLLESYHISLPIKAPKAKIDTNLALKVNLKNDSVTYKGIFKAEDAQILSNALTFNSESLLVSAEDNLIKVSAKNVFYGDFLRSDLNFIVNTNQKTINGDLLAHSFVLDKNSPEILAFQNQLLPFEVDFSSNSQTFINLPTINFQGILQENSSLKITNLSSLLPFSKILKEYQISGGEIQINTKDFKEFEGKFLIHSNQQFLQDKNNKPLETMLLNFHYTPDNLQLNSDDSNFKFHKTKEKRQLELINLIVVLDNIQTNTNSNVNSPLFVIGKNSPLHFKNHTILNDNFSLSMVGDELKFTLKHKNGEAQVYKKEDYITIDAKEFGDAFINALANKNIVTQGRFSINANTNPKGALIGKLRILNANINQLSVLQNLMAFIDTIPSLLTFKAPGFNNQGYYLKEGNITFGYNQDFLAIENLDFNGSSIDIQGKGILSLKDQKIDFYAQLITAKSLTGIINKIPIVNYITLGKEGKISTGFSITGDLENPTITTKTAQDILLSPFNILKRVITSPFEIFN
- the nth gene encoding endonuclease III; amino-acid sequence: MQDKKVKKATKKEIQAIKALFLERYKNAKTELVYRNDYELLIAVMLSAQCTDKRVNLITPALFEQYPTPQALKDASLEDIKNLIKSCSFFNNKATNLKAMAEVVCESFNGEIPLDREALKSLPGVGQKTANVVLIESKEANFIAVDTHVFRVSHRLGLSNANTPLGTEEDLTKIFVDNLATLHQAMVLFGRYICKALNPQCQNCFLSHLCKSKKSYKC
- a CDS encoding cysteine ABC transporter substrate-binding protein, yielding MKKIFLIAMLGILGFGLVGCGDTKQNASNSLETIKQKGVITIGVFSDKPPFGFINKEGDNDGFDVKVSRQIAKDLLGDSSKVKFELVEAASRVEFLKSGKVDVIMANFTKTPEREAVVDFASPYMKVALGVVSKDGTIKSIEDLKGKKLVVNKGTTADFYFSKNHPEIELLKYDQNTEAFLALKDGRGDALAHDNLLVFAWAKENPGFEVGIAKLGNEDVIAPAVKKGDKELLEWLNKEIETLNKNGFMKEAYQETLTPIYGEDKLSSVIFAE